TTCCTGCTCGACCGCAGCCGCGCCAACCGCGCTCGCTGGTGCTCGATGGCCACCTGCGGCAACCGCGAGAAGGCGCGCCGCCACTACGAGCGCACCCGGTGACCGGAAACCGGATCGTCACGACGGCGGGCGTCCTCGCGCTGCTCGGCGTGGTCTCGGTCGTTCTGCCGCCCGCAGCCGCCCCGCAACGGGAGCCCTCAGTGGACTCGACCGTGTGAACGCGATCCCGCCGCACACCGACGCCGATGCGCGGCGGGGCACGACGCGAAGCGGCGGCCGACCCACGCCTCGCGTGGATCGGCCGCCGACTGCTTCGAGCGAGATCAGCGCATGGCGCCGAGCGTCAGGGTGAACACGTCGGGGTCGCCGGCGTTGACCTTGCCGCTGTGGTCCTCGCCCGCGTTCGAGCTGACGTCGTCGTAGGCGAACGCGTAGCCCTTGCCGTCGGGCAGGTTCTCGTGCACCACGCGGGCGTAGTGGTTGGTGATCTCGTTCTGGTAGAAGGTCGCCGGGTCCTCGTCCTGCGGCTGGTTCGGGTTGATCAGCAGCGTGGTGCGGTTGAACGCCGCCGCCAGGCGCGGCACGATCGCCAGGCGCTCCTGCGAGTCGCTCTCCGGGTTGTTGGCGAACGGACCGCTGTTGCAACCCCAGATGTCCACGGAGGACGGCTTCTCGAAGCGCTCCGAACCGAAGACGAACGCGTCGCCCTCGACCTTGCCCTCGATGACGCCGAGGTCGTCGCGCTGGGTGTCGACGAAGATCGACTCACCCGCGTACTTGGCGTAGACCTCGTCCACGTAGGGCTCGAGGTAGCCCTCGAAGTCGGCGGCGCGGTGGTTCGGGTTGAGCACCCGCACGACCCGGCCGTCGGCCTCCTGCACCAGGTTGGCCCAGTTGCCGCCCTGGGCGCGCAGGCCCTCGGCGACGCCGTCGAGCGCACCGGTGGGCATGCCGGGGACTTCCTGGTCACCGCTGGCCGCCTTCAGGTGCAGCGCGATGGGCGCGGCGACGAAGTCGACGTAGCTGATGTTGGCGTAGAGCTGCTCGGAGTTGAGGGTGAACTCCGCGAACGTCCAGTCCTTGCCGTAGTTCGGGTCCTCTTCGGACACGAAGTTCGGGTGCACGACGGAGGTGGCACCGTCGCCGTCCTGCACGACCTGGAATTCCAGCGTGTCGTTGAGGGAGAAGTAGACCCGCGCGCCGTACATCCGCGGGACGGTGACCTCGACGCTGCCGTCAACCGGGATGGCGGCTTCCTCGCCGACCGGGGTCGGCTCGGGGCCACTCGCCTCCGGGAAGTACGGGGTGCCGTCCTTCGTGATGAACACGGCCTTCTTCTCGGCGTCCGAGAAGCCGGCGATGTACGCGGTCGCGGGACCACCGGAGTTGTTCTGCAGCACGAACTTCAGGTTCTCGGGCGCGGCGGACGCGAACGGGGCGCTGATCGCCTGGACCCAGAACGGGGTGCTCAACGCGGCAGCGGAATACCCGAGAAACCGGCGGCGAGAAACCATGGGGGATACCTCCTGAGACAACAGGATCGGCCCGGGGGGTGGCCGACCCTTTCGTGATCGATCCCGAGAGTCTGCCGGTCTAGACCTGCCACTTGATACCCCCAAAAGGACCGAATTCACCACCTCCAAACACCAATCAACTCAACCGCACATCAAGCCGGGAAATGCAAGCAGCAGGCGAAATCCAGCCACAGAAATGGGAAAACGGGAGCCCTTTCCGAAGAAAGACGAGCTCAGTCCACTGTGTTCACGAAAGATAAGACGAAAGTCGGTCCGCGAACTCACACCTAAGGCTGCTCACGCGAAGTGACCACAGTGCACCGCGATCAATCGGGCCGCCGAATGAAGACGGCGACCACTGCTCGAATACGCGGAGTGCCCGTCCGGATACAGCGAGGTGAACGTGAACGGCGAGAGGTCGGCGGGGGACGGTCGCGAAGGAGGATCGGCGGCCTTCCCGCCGCGGGTCAGGACCGCGCGAGCAGCAGCGCGAGCACGCCCGGCATCTCCGCTTCCAGCCGCGCGACCTCGTCGTCCAGTCCGGACAACGCGTGACTGAGACCGCGCTGGAAGATCCCGTCGATCATCGCGTAGGCGACCGCGGACGACATCGCGGTCCCGACGCCCGCCAACTCGGCGCAGCGGATGATCACCCGCCAGATCATCTCTTCGCGGCGCTGGTCGATCTCCACCACTTCCTGGCGGAACGACTCGTCGAAGAGGCTCTGGTTGCGCAGGTCGTACCAGAGCCGGTGCAGCGGAGCGTCGGTCTTCAACGTCGCGAAGAACCGGGCGACGAAACCGTCGCGCAATTCGTCCGCGCTCGTCGCGTTCGCGACGAGTTCGTCGTACCGGGTCACGCACACGGCCTCGTACTGGCGGACCGCTTGCACGATCAGGTCCTGCTTGTCCGCGAAGTAGTAGTGCAGGACTCCGTGGGAGAACTCCGAATTCTGCGCGATCTCGCGCAGGCTCGTCCGCGCGTACCCCAGGTCGGCCAGGGTGTTCAGCGTCGCGACGGCGAGCTCGGTCCGCCGCACCTCGAACTTGTCGATCTGGCGGCGGGCGATCCGCTTCTGCTTCGTCTCGGCGACCTCGGTCACGTGCTCGTCCTGTCGGCTGGCGGCGGTGTGCTGCTGCGGCCCGCAGTCTACCGCCACCGCCGTCCATGACAGTCGTCCAAGAAATTCTTGACGACTGTCCAAACCAATGCATACGGTGTGATCCGCGCCGCACGGGAGATCTTGGCAACCGTGCTGACCAGCGATCTCAACGAGGAGATTCCGGATGAGCAGCTATGACCTGACCGGCAGAAGAGCCCTCGTGACAGGGGGTGCGCGCGGCCTCGGCGCCGGAATCGCCGAAGCGCTGACGAAGGCGGGAGCAGCGGTCGTCATCGGCGACGTGCTCGAAGAGGCCGGCAAGGACACGGCGCGAGCGCTGCGCGACGCGGGCGCCGACGCGGAGTTCGTCGCGCTCGACGTCACCGACGACGACAACTGGGCCGCGGCGATCCAGCAGACCGTCGACTCCATCGGCGGCCTGGACATCCTGGTGAACAACGCCGGGGTGGAGATCACCAGCCTGATCGTCGACCTCGACCCGGCCGACGTGCGCAAGATGCTCGACGTCAACGTGCTCGGCAACTCGCTCGGCCTCAAGCACGGCTTCCGCGCCATGCGGCCGGGCGGTGCGGCGGGCGCGGGCGGTGCCGTGGTCAACATCGCGTCGGTGGCCGCGACGATCGCGTTCCCCGGCATCTCGCTGTACTCGGCGACGAAGTCCGCGATCGACCGGCTCACCCGCGTCGCCGCCGCCGAGTCCGGGAAGCTCGGCTACGGCGTGCGCGTCAACTCGATCTACCCGGGCCTGACGCCCACCACCATGGGCAACCAGCTCGCGGCCGACTGCGCCGAGATCGGGCTGTTCCCCTCCCCGCAGGCGGCGGCGGAAGCCGTCGTCGGGCTCACCCCGCAAGGACGGCTCGGGCAGGTCGACGACATGGCCGACGCCGTGGTCTTCCTGGCCTCCGACGCCGCGAAGTACATCACCGGAGCGGGGCTTCCGGTCGATGGCGGCATGGGCATGTGACCAGGACACCACCAGCACTGGAGGAACGAATTCATGGCCACTGACAAGCGCGTCGTCGTCTACGGCGCCTCCGGGTACACCGGACGGCTGATCTGCGAATACCTGCGCGAGTACAACATCCCCTTCCTCGCGGCGGGCCGGAACCACCAGCGCGTCAAGGACGCCGTCGACGCGGTGCCCGGCATCGAGACCGTCGAGCACGAGGTCGTGGAGGTCGAGCACACCGCCGCCGCGCTCGCGGAGACCTTCCGCGGCGCCTCGGTCGTGCTCAACACCGTCGGCCCGTTCGCCCGCTACGGCCACGAGGTCGCGCAGGCCTGCCTGGACATCGGGGCGCACTACACCGACACCAACGGCGAGCAGAACTGGATGATCGACGCCGAAGCGCGCTACGGCGCCGACTTCGCCGCGCGGGGCCTGCTGCTCACCCCGGGCCTGGCGCAGATGTACACCATCGGCGAGATCGCGGCGAACATCTGCCTGGAGACGCCCGGCCTGGACACCCTCGACATCGAGGTGTTCTGGAAGGGGCACCCGACCGTCGCCTCCACCAACACGATCCTGCTCAACGCGGCGTTCGCGAAGGCCTACCACCTGGAGCAGAACGAGTACGTGGAGTGGCGGGCGGACGGCTGGCCCGCCGAAGTGGTGGTGCCCGGCCAGCACGAGCTCGGGCTGGCGCTGCCCTGGGGCGGCACGTCGCACCCGGTGTGGTTCAAGAACGACCCGCGGGTGGCCAACGCCCGTGCGCTGGGCGGCGTGTTCGACAGGGCGTTGATGTCGGCCGTGCCGCAGATCGTCAACGCCGCGCTGGAGCAGATGGAGGGGCTCTCCACCGAGGAGAAGCTCAAGATCATCGACGCGACCTCCGCGCAGGTCCGCAGCGAGATGCCGCCGCGGGAGAACCCGCGCATCAACACCTCGCTCGACTCGGTGCACGCCTCGGGTCCGCTGGGGCGCGCGCACTGCGTGATCCACGGCAACTGCAACTACAAGCAGACCGCGCTGCTCAACGTGCACGCCGCCGCGTCGCTGCTGCAGCAGCCGCCGCGCAAGGCCGGGTTCGCCTCCAGCTGCCAGGCCTTCGGGCACCGGGAGCTGCTGGGCACGCTGCGCGCGTTCGGCCTGGTGCTCGACCCGATCCTGGAAGTCCACCGCTGATGCGCGCGTGCGCCGGTCGCCGTGCGCGGCGACCGGCGCACCCCGCGTCCCGCACCACGAGGTGAGCGATGCAACTGGCCGGCTACTTGGACAAGGGCGCCTCCCTGGGCGGCGGCGAGCCCTGCTTGACGACGAACGGGCGATCGCGCGACTACGCGGCGGTGCAGGAGTCGTCGTGGCGGATCGCGGGGGCGCTGCGCGGATCCGGGATCGGCGCGGGCGACCGCGTCGCGGTGCTGTCGGCGAACGATCCCGACGCACTCGGCTGCGTGTTCGGCATCTCCCGCGCGGGCGCGGTGTGGTGCCCGGTCAACCCGCGCAACGAGGCCGCCGAGAACGAGCAGCTGCTGGGGATGTTCGGGTGCCGCTGCCTGTTCTTCCAGGCGAAGTTCGCCCCGCTGGTGCAGCGGATCCGCCACGGCCTGCCCGAGCTGACCACGCTGGTGTGCCTGGACGGGGAGGTCGACGGGGCCTGGAACTTCGCCGAGTGGCTCGCGCGCGCCGACCCGCTGCCCGGCCCGGTCACCCGCGCCGGGGACGACCTGTGCATGCTCGCCGCGACCGGCGGCACGACCGGACTGCCGAAGGGCGTCCGCTTGACCGGCACGAACATGGCCACCGCGACGGCGACGACGCTGATGAGCTACCCGTTCGGCGACTCGCCCCGGTATCTGGCGCTCGCGCCGCTCACCCATTCCGCCGGGGTGCTCACCTTCCCGATCATGGCGCTCGGCGGGGAGGTCGTCATCATGCCGAATCCGGACCTCGGCGAGTTCCTGCGGCTCGTGCAGCACCACCGCATCACGCACGCCTTCCTGCCGCCGACGGTCATCTACGGGCTGCTGGAGCACCCCGACCTGGACGCGACGGACCTGAGTTCGCTGCGCTGCCTCTGGTACGGGGCCGCCCCGATGTCGCCGACGCGGCTGGCGGAGGCGCTCACCCGGATCGGGCCGGTCTTCGGGCAGCTGTTCGGGCAGACCGAGGCGCCGAACATGATCTCGACGATGGCCCCGGCCGACCACTTCCGCCCGGACGGCTCCATCGCGACCGAGCGGCTCACCTCCGCCGGGCGCCCGAGCCCGCTGACCCAGGTGGCG
This window of the Saccharopolyspora gloriosae genome carries:
- a CDS encoding beta-1,3-glucanase family protein, with protein sequence MVSRRRFLGYSAAALSTPFWVQAISAPFASAAPENLKFVLQNNSGGPATAYIAGFSDAEKKAVFITKDGTPYFPEASGPEPTPVGEEAAIPVDGSVEVTVPRMYGARVYFSLNDTLEFQVVQDGDGATSVVHPNFVSEEDPNYGKDWTFAEFTLNSEQLYANISYVDFVAAPIALHLKAASGDQEVPGMPTGALDGVAEGLRAQGGNWANLVQEADGRVVRVLNPNHRAADFEGYLEPYVDEVYAKYAGESIFVDTQRDDLGVIEGKVEGDAFVFGSERFEKPSSVDIWGCNSGPFANNPESDSQERLAIVPRLAAAFNRTTLLINPNQPQDEDPATFYQNEITNHYARVVHENLPDGKGYAFAYDDVSSNAGEDHSGKVNAGDPDVFTLTLGAMR
- a CDS encoding TetR/AcrR family transcriptional regulator, encoding MAVDCGPQQHTAASRQDEHVTEVAETKQKRIARRQIDKFEVRRTELAVATLNTLADLGYARTSLREIAQNSEFSHGVLHYYFADKQDLIVQAVRQYEAVCVTRYDELVANATSADELRDGFVARFFATLKTDAPLHRLWYDLRNQSLFDESFRQEVVEIDQRREEMIWRVIIRCAELAGVGTAMSSAVAYAMIDGIFQRGLSHALSGLDDEVARLEAEMPGVLALLLARS
- a CDS encoding SDR family NAD(P)-dependent oxidoreductase: MSSYDLTGRRALVTGGARGLGAGIAEALTKAGAAVVIGDVLEEAGKDTARALRDAGADAEFVALDVTDDDNWAAAIQQTVDSIGGLDILVNNAGVEITSLIVDLDPADVRKMLDVNVLGNSLGLKHGFRAMRPGGAAGAGGAVVNIASVAATIAFPGISLYSATKSAIDRLTRVAAAESGKLGYGVRVNSIYPGLTPTTMGNQLAADCAEIGLFPSPQAAAEAVVGLTPQGRLGQVDDMADAVVFLASDAAKYITGAGLPVDGGMGM
- a CDS encoding DUF5938 domain-containing protein, whose product is MATDKRVVVYGASGYTGRLICEYLREYNIPFLAAGRNHQRVKDAVDAVPGIETVEHEVVEVEHTAAALAETFRGASVVLNTVGPFARYGHEVAQACLDIGAHYTDTNGEQNWMIDAEARYGADFAARGLLLTPGLAQMYTIGEIAANICLETPGLDTLDIEVFWKGHPTVASTNTILLNAAFAKAYHLEQNEYVEWRADGWPAEVVVPGQHELGLALPWGGTSHPVWFKNDPRVANARALGGVFDRALMSAVPQIVNAALEQMEGLSTEEKLKIIDATSAQVRSEMPPRENPRINTSLDSVHASGPLGRAHCVIHGNCNYKQTALLNVHAAASLLQQPPRKAGFASSCQAFGHRELLGTLRAFGLVLDPILEVHR
- a CDS encoding AMP-binding protein codes for the protein MQLAGYLDKGASLGGGEPCLTTNGRSRDYAAVQESSWRIAGALRGSGIGAGDRVAVLSANDPDALGCVFGISRAGAVWCPVNPRNEAAENEQLLGMFGCRCLFFQAKFAPLVQRIRHGLPELTTLVCLDGEVDGAWNFAEWLARADPLPGPVTRAGDDLCMLAATGGTTGLPKGVRLTGTNMATATATTLMSYPFGDSPRYLALAPLTHSAGVLTFPIMALGGEVVIMPNPDLGEFLRLVQHHRITHAFLPPTVIYGLLEHPDLDATDLSSLRCLWYGAAPMSPTRLAEALTRIGPVFGQLFGQTEAPNMISTMAPADHFRPDGSIATERLTSAGRPSPLTQVAVMGEQGALLPRGERGEVVVRGPLVMDGYHENPEATAAVSEHGWHHTGDIGYLDAENFLHIVDRAKDMIITGGFNVYSAEVEQALLAHPAVLDAAVIGLPDEKWGERLTAVVQPRPERQAEPDELKSFVKERLGSVKTPKQIEIWPDLPRSKIGKVLKPEIKNRFAADPDTAPRGLD